One stretch of Streptomyces sp. MMBL 11-1 DNA includes these proteins:
- a CDS encoding DUF368 domain-containing protein, producing the protein MAKPSGHHLFNAFRGALIGTAEAVPGVSGGTVALITGVYEKLIGGAGHVTSALRMAVSDLPRGRGAARARAELRNVDWMVVVPLLIGMAAALVLSAKLIAPVVEEHPQFAYALFFGLVLASLWVPYSGSGQRWTGGNYVLCLVVAVAAFALTGLPPGEMPTHPVVVALAGSVAICALVLPGVSGSFLLLTLGLYEPTIDAVNERDFGYLAAFALGCVVGLALFVKLLKWLLENYHHVTLVVMTGLMAGSLRALWPWQDDDRGLLAPSGSVGLTCALIVLGALVVIAVLVVEHRARDKQPKEPAAAPRRGRHARVGSGSGRD; encoded by the coding sequence ATGGCGAAGCCGTCCGGTCACCACCTCTTCAACGCCTTCCGTGGCGCGCTCATCGGCACCGCGGAGGCCGTACCCGGCGTCAGCGGTGGCACCGTCGCACTGATCACCGGCGTGTACGAGAAGCTGATCGGCGGCGCCGGTCACGTCACCAGCGCGCTGCGGATGGCCGTGTCCGACCTGCCGCGCGGCCGGGGCGCCGCGCGCGCCAGGGCCGAGCTGAGGAACGTCGACTGGATGGTCGTGGTTCCGCTGCTGATCGGCATGGCGGCGGCGCTGGTGCTCTCGGCCAAGCTGATCGCGCCGGTGGTCGAGGAGCACCCCCAGTTCGCGTACGCCCTGTTCTTCGGGCTGGTGCTGGCCTCGCTGTGGGTGCCCTACTCGGGCTCCGGACAGCGCTGGACCGGCGGGAACTACGTACTCTGCCTGGTCGTCGCCGTGGCCGCCTTCGCCCTGACCGGGCTGCCGCCGGGCGAGATGCCGACCCATCCGGTGGTGGTCGCGCTGGCGGGCTCGGTCGCGATCTGCGCCCTGGTGCTGCCGGGGGTCTCCGGTTCGTTCCTGCTGCTGACGCTGGGCCTGTACGAGCCGACGATCGACGCCGTCAACGAGCGCGACTTCGGCTACCTCGCCGCCTTCGCGCTGGGCTGCGTGGTGGGGCTGGCGCTCTTCGTGAAGCTGCTGAAGTGGCTGCTGGAGAACTACCACCACGTGACGCTGGTCGTGATGACCGGTCTGATGGCGGGGTCGCTGCGCGCGCTGTGGCCCTGGCAGGACGACGACCGCGGTCTGCTCGCCCCCAGCGGTTCGGTGGGCCTGACCTGCGCTCTGATCGTGCTCGGCGCGCTCGTGGTGATCGCCGTCCTGGTGGTCGAGCACCGGGCGCGCGACAAGCAGCCCAAGGAGCCCGCCGCCGCGCCCAGGCGCGGCCGGCACGCGCGCGTGGGCTCGGGCTCCGGGCGCGACTGA
- a CDS encoding glutamate decarboxylase, whose amino-acid sequence MPLHRGAHPEQDEPSEERRRLALNPFFGETDPTAAMNTAPPRHRLPDGPLPPRTAYRLVHDELMLDGNSRLNLATFVTTWMEPQADVLMGECRDKNMIDKDEYPRTAELERRCVAMLADLWNAPDPRAAVGCSTTGSSEACMLAGLALKRRWAKRNADRYPATARPNLVMGVNVQVCWEKFCAFWEVEARLVPMEGERFHLDPAAAAELCDENTIGVVGVLGSTFDGSYEPVAELCAALDALQERTGLDIPVHVDGASGAMVAPFLDPDLVWDFRLPRVASINTSGHKYGLVYPGVGWALWRTADALPEELVFRVNYLGGEMPTFALNFSRPGAQVVAQYYTFLRLGHEGYRAVQQASRDVARGLARAVEELGDFRLLTRGDELPVFAFTTNADVHAYDVFDVSRRLREHGWLVPAYTFPANRQDLSVLRVVCRNGFSSDLAELLVEDLKLLLPELRSQKHPLSHDRAAPAAFHH is encoded by the coding sequence ATGCCGCTGCACCGCGGTGCCCACCCGGAACAGGACGAACCCTCCGAGGAGCGGCGCAGACTCGCCCTGAACCCGTTCTTCGGCGAGACGGACCCGACGGCCGCGATGAACACCGCGCCGCCCCGGCACCGGCTGCCCGACGGGCCGCTGCCTCCGCGCACCGCGTACCGGCTGGTCCACGACGAGCTGATGCTCGACGGCAACTCCCGGCTCAACCTGGCCACGTTCGTCACCACCTGGATGGAACCGCAGGCCGACGTCCTGATGGGTGAGTGCCGGGACAAGAACATGATCGACAAGGACGAGTACCCGCGCACCGCCGAGCTGGAGCGGCGCTGTGTGGCGATGCTCGCCGACCTGTGGAACGCGCCCGATCCGAGGGCGGCCGTGGGGTGTTCGACCACCGGGTCGAGCGAGGCGTGCATGCTCGCGGGGCTCGCCCTGAAGCGGCGCTGGGCGAAGCGGAACGCGGACCGCTATCCGGCCACGGCGCGGCCCAATCTGGTGATGGGCGTCAACGTGCAGGTCTGCTGGGAGAAGTTCTGCGCCTTCTGGGAGGTGGAGGCCCGGCTCGTCCCGATGGAGGGCGAGCGGTTCCACCTCGACCCGGCGGCCGCCGCCGAGCTGTGCGACGAGAACACCATCGGGGTCGTCGGCGTCCTCGGCTCCACCTTCGACGGGTCCTACGAGCCGGTCGCGGAGCTGTGCGCGGCCCTGGACGCCCTCCAGGAGCGGACCGGCCTCGATATCCCGGTCCATGTGGACGGGGCGTCCGGCGCGATGGTGGCGCCCTTCCTCGACCCGGACCTGGTGTGGGACTTCCGGCTGCCGAGGGTGGCGTCGATCAACACCTCGGGCCACAAGTACGGCCTCGTCTACCCGGGGGTCGGCTGGGCGCTGTGGCGTACGGCGGACGCGCTGCCGGAGGAGCTGGTCTTCCGGGTCAACTACCTGGGCGGGGAGATGCCGACGTTCGCGCTGAACTTCTCCCGGCCCGGGGCGCAGGTGGTCGCGCAGTACTACACGTTCCTGCGCCTCGGGCACGAGGGTTACCGCGCGGTCCAGCAGGCCTCCCGGGACGTGGCCCGCGGCCTGGCCCGCGCGGTGGAGGAGCTGGGCGACTTCCGGCTGCTCACCCGGGGCGACGAGCTGCCGGTGTTCGCGTTCACGACGAACGCGGACGTCCACGCGTACGACGTGTTCGACGTGTCCCGCCGGCTGCGGGAGCACGGCTGGCTGGTGCCCGCGTACACCTTCCCGGCCAACCGGCAGGACCTGTCGGTGCTGCGCGTGGTGTGCCGCAACGGGTTCTCCTCGGACCTGGCCGAACTGCTGGTCGAGGACCTGAAGCTGCTGCTTCCCGAACTCCGCTCCCAGAAGCACCCGTTGAGCCATGACCGGGCGGCCCCGGCGGCCTTCCACCACTGA
- a CDS encoding PadR family transcriptional regulator — translation MSAIRLLVLGAVRMHGRAHGYQVRNDLEYWGAHEWSNAKPGSIYHALKQMAKQGLLLAHETAPSTVGGPPRTEYEVTDEGLAEYRALLRDAIRSYDQQMDVLSAAVGFIVDLPREEAVALLKERVEAMKEWRTSVTEYYTPEDGPESLGHIGEIMNLWVHSADAGVEWTRGLIARVEGGAYTFAGEGDPFVGVLADGEENPYATGVPDPGDRD, via the coding sequence ATGTCCGCGATCCGGCTGCTGGTCCTCGGCGCCGTGCGCATGCACGGCCGCGCACACGGCTATCAGGTCCGCAACGACCTGGAGTACTGGGGCGCCCACGAGTGGTCCAACGCCAAGCCCGGGTCGATCTACCACGCCCTGAAGCAGATGGCGAAGCAGGGACTGCTCCTCGCGCACGAGACGGCCCCCTCCACGGTCGGCGGACCGCCGCGCACCGAGTACGAGGTCACGGACGAGGGGCTGGCGGAGTACCGCGCCCTGCTGCGTGACGCCATCCGCTCCTACGACCAGCAGATGGACGTCCTCTCGGCGGCGGTCGGGTTCATCGTCGACCTGCCCCGGGAGGAGGCCGTCGCGCTGCTCAAGGAGCGCGTGGAGGCCATGAAGGAGTGGCGGACCTCGGTCACCGAGTACTACACGCCCGAGGACGGCCCCGAATCCCTCGGCCACATCGGCGAGATCATGAACCTGTGGGTGCACTCGGCCGACGCCGGCGTGGAGTGGACCCGGGGGCTGATCGCCCGCGTCGAGGGCGGCGCGTACACCTTCGCGGGCGAGGGCGACCCGTTCGTCGGGGTGCTCGCCGATGGCGAGGAGAACCCCTACGCCACCGGGGTGCCCGATCCCGGGGACCGCGACTAA
- a CDS encoding ATP-binding cassette domain-containing protein, giving the protein MTDAIVMDGVHKRYGEKRALDGLDLAVGSGTVHGVLGPNGAGKTTAVRILSTLLRHDTGRVTVAGLDVTERAGEVRRRIGLLGQHAAVDEQLGGRQNLEMFGRLYHLGARRAGSRADELLERFGLADTGRKAVKQYSGGMRRRLDLAASLITDPDVLFLDEPTTGLDPRGRTEVWEAVRSLVGGGTTVLLTTQYLEEADQLADRISLIDGGRAVAEGTPDELKALVGGDRIDIVLRDASRLVETGALLGGADLVLDADRRRIGAPAPDRMAALARTVRVLEEAGIEAEDIAVRRPTLDEVFLSLTGRPDDVRRPEKTANAEKAEVAG; this is encoded by the coding sequence GTGACCGACGCGATCGTCATGGACGGCGTGCACAAGCGGTACGGGGAGAAGCGCGCCCTGGACGGACTGGACCTGGCCGTCGGCAGCGGCACCGTGCACGGCGTGCTCGGCCCCAACGGCGCGGGCAAGACCACCGCCGTACGGATCCTGTCGACGCTGCTGCGCCACGACACGGGCCGGGTGACCGTGGCCGGCCTCGACGTCACCGAGCGGGCGGGCGAGGTGCGGCGCAGGATCGGGCTGCTCGGCCAGCACGCGGCGGTGGACGAGCAGCTCGGCGGCCGGCAGAACCTGGAGATGTTCGGGCGGCTGTACCACCTGGGCGCACGCCGGGCGGGCAGCCGGGCGGACGAGCTGCTGGAACGGTTCGGCCTCGCGGACACCGGGCGCAAGGCCGTCAAGCAGTACAGCGGCGGCATGCGCAGGCGCCTCGACCTGGCAGCCTCGCTGATCACCGATCCGGACGTGCTGTTCCTCGACGAGCCGACGACCGGCCTCGACCCGCGAGGCCGGACCGAGGTGTGGGAGGCGGTGCGGTCCCTGGTGGGCGGCGGCACCACGGTGCTGCTGACCACGCAGTATCTGGAGGAGGCGGACCAGCTGGCCGACCGGATCTCCCTGATCGACGGCGGCCGGGCGGTCGCCGAGGGCACCCCCGACGAGCTGAAGGCCCTCGTCGGCGGCGACCGGATCGACATCGTCCTGCGCGACGCGTCCCGCCTGGTGGAGACGGGCGCCCTGCTCGGCGGCGCGGACCTGGTGCTGGACGCCGACCGGCGGCGGATCGGCGCGCCCGCCCCGGACCGGATGGCGGCCCTGGCGCGGACGGTGCGGGTGCTGGAGGAGGCGGGCATCGAGGCGGAGGACATCGCGGTGCGCCGCCCCACCCTGGACGAGGTGTTCCTGTCGCTGACCGGGCGGCCCGACGACGTACGGCGTCCGGAGAAGACGGCGAATGCCGAGAAGGCGGAGGTGGCGGGATGA
- a CDS encoding aldehyde dehydrogenase family protein: MSFFHELAHQYIDGEWLTGSGSWDIIDFNPYNGEKLAAVTVATALEVDRAYRAAERAQQEWAAVNPYERRAVLERALRVTGERTEEIVEAIIDELGGTRLRAQYEIRGATEFLREAIRQALRPTGRLLPAVGDGRENRLYRLPVGVVGVISAFNFPFLVTMKSVAPALALGNAVVVKPHQNAPVVGGGLIAKIFEDAGLPAGLLNVVITDSAEIGDAFIEHPVPKVISFTGSDRVGRHIAATAAGAFKRTILELSGNSALVVLEDADVDYAVRAAVFSRFLHQGQVSMAANRILVDRSVAAEFTERFTAEVAALRTGDPRDPETRIGPVINAFQADALDTLVERALADGATALVRGRTVGNVVGPTVLTGLAEDSPLLHQEILGPVALLMTFDGEEEAARIVNEGPYGLSGAVHTRDAERGVKFAQRIVSGMFHVNDSTVQDDPPAAFGGEKTSGVGRLNGEAVVEAFTTQRWMSIQHGRSVFPF, translated from the coding sequence ATGTCCTTCTTCCATGAACTGGCCCACCAGTACATCGACGGCGAGTGGCTGACCGGCAGCGGCTCGTGGGACATCATCGATTTCAATCCCTACAACGGTGAGAAACTCGCCGCCGTCACCGTGGCCACCGCGCTGGAGGTCGACCGGGCCTACCGGGCCGCCGAGCGCGCGCAGCAGGAATGGGCCGCCGTCAATCCGTACGAGCGTCGCGCCGTCCTCGAACGCGCGCTCCGTGTCACCGGTGAGCGTACGGAGGAGATCGTCGAGGCGATCATCGACGAGCTGGGCGGCACCCGGCTGCGGGCCCAGTACGAGATCCGGGGCGCGACGGAGTTCCTGCGCGAGGCGATCCGCCAGGCCCTGCGGCCCACGGGGCGGCTGCTGCCCGCCGTGGGGGACGGCCGCGAGAACCGGCTCTACCGGCTCCCCGTCGGCGTCGTGGGCGTCATCAGCGCCTTCAACTTCCCCTTCCTGGTGACGATGAAGTCCGTCGCGCCCGCCCTGGCGCTCGGCAACGCGGTCGTCGTGAAGCCCCATCAGAACGCGCCCGTCGTGGGCGGCGGCCTGATCGCGAAGATATTCGAGGACGCGGGGCTGCCGGCCGGGCTGCTCAACGTGGTGATCACCGACAGCGCCGAGATCGGTGACGCGTTCATCGAGCACCCCGTGCCCAAGGTGATCTCGTTCACCGGCTCCGACCGGGTCGGCCGGCACATCGCCGCCACCGCGGCGGGCGCCTTCAAGCGGACCATCCTCGAACTGAGCGGGAACAGCGCCCTGGTGGTGCTGGAGGACGCCGACGTCGACTACGCGGTCAGGGCGGCCGTCTTCAGCCGCTTCCTGCACCAGGGGCAGGTCAGCATGGCGGCCAACCGGATCCTGGTGGACCGGTCGGTGGCGGCGGAGTTCACCGAGCGGTTCACCGCCGAGGTGGCGGCCCTGAGGACCGGGGACCCGAGAGACCCGGAGACCCGGATCGGACCGGTCATCAACGCCTTCCAGGCCGACGCGCTGGACACCCTCGTCGAACGGGCGCTCGCGGACGGCGCGACGGCGCTCGTGCGCGGCCGGACCGTCGGCAACGTCGTCGGCCCGACCGTCCTCACCGGCCTCGCGGAGGACTCCCCGCTGCTTCACCAGGAGATCCTCGGCCCGGTGGCCCTGCTGATGACGTTCGACGGCGAGGAGGAGGCCGCGCGGATCGTCAACGAGGGCCCGTACGGTCTCAGCGGCGCGGTGCACACCCGGGACGCGGAGCGCGGGGTGAAGTTCGCGCAGCGCATCGTCAGCGGGATGTTCCACGTCAACGACTCCACTGTGCAGGACGATCCGCCGGCCGCGTTCGGCGGCGAGAAGACGTCCGGGGTGGGGCGGCTGAACGGCGAGGCCGTGGTCGAGGCGTTCACCACGCAGAGGTGGATGTCGATCCAGCACGGCCGCTCGGTCTTCCCGTTCTGA
- a CDS encoding ABC transporter permease yields the protein MSATTTAPGPGGASGLLGWALADSWTMTRRELAHWARQPVAVLVNLVFPVMLLLMFTYLVGGGRGVDGDPTEYLVPGMLALTMAFGLESTMLAVTQDLGKGVIDRFRSMPMVPGAVLVGRSAADMLQSTAALAVMTGVGYAVGWRWHHGAAAALGAFGLLLLLRFAMLWVGILLAMVAGRPEMVSAVQILVWPVGFLSNVFAAPESMPGWLGAVVEWNPMSATATAVRELFGNPGGATGSWAAEHAGLLAVLWPVAIIAVFFPLAVVRFARLSR from the coding sequence ATGAGCGCGACGACGACGGCGCCCGGACCGGGCGGGGCGTCCGGGCTGCTCGGCTGGGCCCTGGCCGACTCCTGGACGATGACCCGCCGCGAACTGGCGCACTGGGCCCGGCAGCCCGTCGCGGTCCTGGTCAACCTGGTCTTCCCGGTGATGCTGCTGCTGATGTTCACGTATCTGGTCGGCGGCGGCCGGGGCGTGGACGGCGACCCCACCGAGTACCTGGTCCCCGGGATGCTCGCGCTGACCATGGCCTTCGGCCTGGAGAGCACGATGCTCGCGGTCACCCAGGACCTCGGCAAGGGCGTCATCGACCGCTTCCGCTCGATGCCGATGGTCCCCGGCGCCGTCCTGGTCGGCCGCAGCGCCGCGGACATGCTCCAGTCGACGGCCGCGCTCGCGGTGATGACCGGGGTCGGGTACGCGGTCGGCTGGCGCTGGCACCACGGGGCCGCCGCCGCGCTGGGGGCGTTCGGGCTGCTGCTCCTGCTGCGGTTCGCGATGCTCTGGGTCGGCATCCTGCTGGCCATGGTGGCGGGGCGGCCCGAGATGGTCTCGGCGGTCCAGATCCTGGTCTGGCCGGTCGGCTTCCTCTCCAACGTCTTCGCCGCCCCCGAGTCGATGCCGGGCTGGCTGGGCGCGGTGGTCGAGTGGAACCCGATGTCCGCCACGGCCACCGCCGTACGGGAGTTGTTCGGCAATCCGGGCGGCGCGACCGGCTCCTGGGCGGCCGAGCACGCCGGGCTCCTGGCCGTGCTCTGGCCGGTGGCCATCATCGCGGTGTTCTTCCCGCTGGCGGTGGTCAGGTTCGCGCGCCTCAGCCGGTAG
- the wrbA gene encoding NAD(P)H:quinone oxidoreductase — protein MLTPVNVAVIYYSSTGTVATIAKAIAGDAERAGARVRLRRAAELAPQAAIDSNPAWAENVTATADIPEVSQDDMAWADAVIFGSPTRYGNVTAQLKQFIDTLGGMWQAGQLADKVYSGFTSSSTTHGGQESTLLALYNTIHHFGGILVAPGYTDPSKFVDGNPYGTSHVSGQGDLPVGEQTLTAARVQAERVVKFTRAIKAGLAAES, from the coding sequence ATGCTCACGCCCGTCAACGTCGCCGTCATCTACTACTCCTCCACCGGCACCGTCGCCACGATCGCGAAGGCCATCGCCGGGGACGCGGAGCGGGCCGGGGCGCGGGTGCGGCTGCGCCGGGCGGCGGAGCTCGCCCCGCAGGCGGCCATCGACTCCAACCCGGCGTGGGCCGAGAACGTGACCGCGACCGCGGACATCCCCGAGGTCTCGCAGGACGACATGGCGTGGGCGGACGCGGTGATCTTCGGTTCGCCGACCCGGTACGGGAACGTCACCGCCCAGCTGAAGCAGTTCATCGACACGCTCGGCGGGATGTGGCAGGCGGGGCAGCTCGCCGACAAGGTCTACAGCGGCTTCACCTCCAGCTCCACCACCCACGGCGGCCAGGAGTCCACGCTGCTCGCGCTCTACAACACGATCCACCACTTCGGCGGCATTCTCGTCGCCCCCGGGTACACCGATCCCTCGAAGTTCGTGGACGGCAACCCGTACGGCACCTCGCACGTCTCCGGGCAGGGCGACCTCCCGGTCGGCGAGCAGACCCTGACGGCCGCCCGGGTGCAGGCCGAGCGGGTCGTGAAGTTCACCCGGGCGATCAAGGCGGGCCTGGCCGCGGAGAGCTGA